Below is a window of Halomicrobium mukohataei DSM 12286 DNA.
CACGGGGTAGCCAACGACCGCTCAAAAGCAGTTCGGTCCGCTACATCGCCGGGCCCGTCGATCAGTTGCTGTCGGGGCTGTAGTTGGGCGCTTCGTCCGTGATCATCACGTCGTGGGGGTGACTCTCCTGCTGGCCCGCCGCGGAGACGCGGACGAACTCCGAGCGGTCCTTGAACTCCGGAATCGTCTCCGCGCCGACGTAGCCCATGCCAGAGCGCATCCCGCCGACGAGCTGGTGGAGCTCCGACTGGACCGAGCCCTTGTACGGCGTCGCGGCCTCGACGCCCTCTGGGACGAACTCCTCGTCTTCTTCCTCTTCCTTGAGGTAGCGCTCGCCGCCACCCTCGTTCATCGCGCCGACCGATCCCATGCCGCGGTACTGCTTGTACTTCTTGCCGTTCATCGTGATGACGCGGCCGGGTGCCTCGTCGGTACCTGCGAAGTAGGAACCGAGCATCACCGCGTCCGCACCGGCGGCGATCGCCTTGATCGCGTCCCCGGAGTAGCGGATGCCGCCGTCGGCGATCACCGGCACGTCGTGCTGGCTGGCCACGTCGGCGACCTGCGAGACGGCGGTGATCTGGGGCATACCCGCACCGGTGACGATGCGGGTCGTGCAGATCGATCCTGGGCCGATGCCGACCTTGACGCCGTCGGCGAAGTCGACGGCCTCGGCGGCGGCTTCGCGGGTCCCGATGTTGCCCACGACCACGTCTGCGTCGACCTCCGCCTCGATCTCGCGGGAACTGTCGATGACGTTGCGGTTGTGTGCGTGAGCACAGTCGATAAAGAGCACGTCGACGCCAGCCTCGTCGGCAGCGCGCGCACGATCCAGTTCGAACGGGCCGACTGCCGCCCCGGCGACCAGTGCGCCCTCGTCGTCGCGAGCGGCCTGGTCGTACTCGCGGCGCTGGAGGATGCCCTGCATCGTCACGAGGCCGATGAGTCGATCGCCGTTCTCGACGATCGGGACGCGCTCGATCTTGTGCTCGTACATCAGCTCCAGGGCTTCGCGTGCGGTCACGTCTTCGGGTGCGGTGACGACCTCGTCGGTCATCGCCTCGCTGACGAGGTCCTCCTCGCCGACTTCGAGGTAGGGGCGGATGTCGGTCGCGGAGATGATCCCCAGGACTTCGTCGTCGTCGCCGACGACCGGCGCGCCCGAGACGCCGCGTCGGTCCATCATCTCGTCGACCTCGCGGACGGTCTGGTCCGGCGAGGCCGTAACCACGTCGCGGATGATCAGCTCGTCGGCGCGCTTGATGCGCTCGATCTCTTCGACCATCGTCTCGACGTCCATGTTGCGGTGGAGGACGCCGAGGCCACCGTGTCGGGCCATCGCGATGCCCATGTCGCCCTCGGTGACCGTGTCCATCGCCGCCGAGAGGACCGGGACGTTCAGTTCGACGTTCGTCGAGACGCGTGTCGCCGTGTCGGCCTCGTCCGGCTCGACGCGGGACTCTTTGGGCCGTAGCAGTACGTCGTCGAACGTCAGCGCTTCTGGAACGCGGAGCTTCTCCGAGAAGGGTTCGGACTCGTTCGCCATGTCAAGGGTGGCAGACGGGCGCTGAAAAACGTTCCGAGATTTGCTCCCGAGTGCCGACCGGTGTCACACGCAGGCGGCGCGACGAGAACCACACGGCACTCTAAAAACGGAACTTATCACGTGTGAAACGTGGACAATCTCCATCCAGACGCTAACATCTCCTATCGTCCGTTGTGTATGAGTCGCAATCTCACACAACGTTTATCCGCTGACAAAAGATAATGATGAACATGAACTGTGCTGTGTCTCCCAGCGCTGGTTCCGTTCGTCGACAGACCACCGACTCCGTGGTTGTCACAAACTGGTTTATGGGAGACACAGGCTTCGAGGGGTTCTCGAAGGGGTGGAATATGCGGTCCCCGAACGGTTGGACGATGCCGTCCCAGCCGTCGGCAGTACCGTCCCCACGCAGCGAGTACCCGACGCCCACGGGTGAGGGCAGACTGTAGCACGAAATGAGTAGCTCCCAACATCCGGTCGCGCTCGCACTGGAGCGACGCGTCGGCGGTGCCACCCGCCTGCTCGCGACGGTCATGTTGCTCCCGCTGCTGGACGGCGTCTTCGCTGCCGTCGTCCTCGCTGGCGGACTCGCGTCGGTGACCGGCATCATCGAAGTCGGCCTGCTGGTCTTCGGCGGCTCCGCCACCCTCGCCGTGATCCTCGCCGAGATGGAAGGCTCTCCCAGAGAGGTCGTCACCCCGATCCTCGCGGTCGGTGCGATCGTGATCATCGGCTCCGTCGTGGTCGCCGCCCTCGCGCCGACGATCCAGACGGTCCTCGATCCCGCCGTCTTCGAGCGCTTCGCGGCGATCATCATCCTCGCGATCGCCGGCCGGACCGCCAGCGCGAAGATCGGCGACTGGCTCCCGCGCCCGTCGATGATCCTGCTCATCGGCTTCGTCGCCAGCGTCAACGCTTCGGGCTTCTCGCTGGTGGTCCAGACCGATCCCGAACTCATGCTCAGAGCCGCCGCCGCTGCCGGCGTCGGCGTCGCGTTCGCACTCGCCGCCGCCGTCGGCGCGCCGTGGCTCCGCAACGCCGTCGACATCGACCGCTTCCGCTTCGGGAGTGCCGTCGCACTGGGTGTGCTGCCGATCAGCATCCTCACGTCGGTCGAGGCACCGGTCTCGCTGGCCGTCCTCGCGGTCACGACGCTGCTCTCGCTGGACCCACAGCGCGCTCGCGAACGCGACGAACACTACGAGCCCGACGCCGTCGACGTGACCGCCGCCTTCGCCGACGGCGGCGCGTCCCAGGGGGTCGACCACGACACCACCGACGCCAGCTCCCGTCCCACGGTCGACGACGACGACGACCGCGCGCCCTGGCTCTGACCGCGCTCGACGCGACACGAAGTGACAACCCTTAGGTTGCTCAGCGCCCCCGTTGTTGCTATGGCTGACAACCGCGTCGTGCAGGGCCGCATGGTCACGCCCGAGTCGCTCGCCGAGTTGATCGAAGACGACGACATCATGGACGCCGAAGCGATCGATGACGCCGACCGATCGTGCCCCGATTGCGGTGGAGACGTGCTCTCGGTCGGCTACATGCCCGGTATCACGGAGTTCGTCACCGGCTTCAAGTGTCAGGACTGCGACTGGAGCGAGACCGATCGCGACGACTAACCTCCGGACGCAACCGTAACCCCTTTCATACAGGTGGGCTTACGCCGGAGTGCGGGGTCGTGGCCTAGTCCGGGAAGGCGGCTGACTCCAGAGGCAACGTGCCCGGTGACGACACTCCAGGGTTGATATACTGAGCGGCCGACTGATCATCGGCTCGCGTTGATGACC
It encodes the following:
- a CDS encoding DUF5795 family protein produces the protein MADNRVVQGRMVTPESLAELIEDDDIMDAEAIDDADRSCPDCGGDVLSVGYMPGITEFVTGFKCQDCDWSETDRDD
- the guaB gene encoding IMP dehydrogenase; translated protein: MANESEPFSEKLRVPEALTFDDVLLRPKESRVEPDEADTATRVSTNVELNVPVLSAAMDTVTEGDMGIAMARHGGLGVLHRNMDVETMVEEIERIKRADELIIRDVVTASPDQTVREVDEMMDRRGVSGAPVVGDDDEVLGIISATDIRPYLEVGEEDLVSEAMTDEVVTAPEDVTAREALELMYEHKIERVPIVENGDRLIGLVTMQGILQRREYDQAARDDEGALVAGAAVGPFELDRARAADEAGVDVLFIDCAHAHNRNVIDSSREIEAEVDADVVVGNIGTREAAAEAVDFADGVKVGIGPGSICTTRIVTGAGMPQITAVSQVADVASQHDVPVIADGGIRYSGDAIKAIAAGADAVMLGSYFAGTDEAPGRVITMNGKKYKQYRGMGSVGAMNEGGGERYLKEEEEDEEFVPEGVEAATPYKGSVQSELHQLVGGMRSGMGYVGAETIPEFKDRSEFVRVSAAGQQESHPHDVMITDEAPNYSPDSN
- a CDS encoding DUF5794 domain-containing protein; this translates as MSSSQHPVALALERRVGGATRLLATVMLLPLLDGVFAAVVLAGGLASVTGIIEVGLLVFGGSATLAVILAEMEGSPREVVTPILAVGAIVIIGSVVVAALAPTIQTVLDPAVFERFAAIIILAIAGRTASAKIGDWLPRPSMILLIGFVASVNASGFSLVVQTDPELMLRAAAAAGVGVAFALAAAVGAPWLRNAVDIDRFRFGSAVALGVLPISILTSVEAPVSLAVLAVTTLLSLDPQRARERDEHYEPDAVDVTAAFADGGASQGVDHDTTDASSRPTVDDDDDRAPWL